In the genome of Hydra vulgaris chromosome 06, alternate assembly HydraT2T_AEP, the window aaaaaaccatcgtcatgatcaagttctctaaacctattattcactaatatttgtggtctttgaaataattttttttctgttaagtcttatctcttgcaaagtttaccagacctactttctctttgtgagactaatttgagtttagctgtctcatcttgtgatcttagtatTGATGGTTAGCTTCCTtgaatttgtaaagactccaatagtcacatgcttggcctgggcatttataTCGGTAAAAAtccacccatttgtcgggaagctaggtttgaatccaccgaatgctcttttatgtgctttcgtttaacaccacttcactctatcacctttctctttgttctatatcgctctccttcaccCCAAAACTGCACTCTTTTCGATGTTaattctgatcaaattgaccaagccctctctctttttccatcagccaatattgttgttgttaatgcTAAAATGGCGCCAAAGGTCAATTTACCCCCTTTGCCCCGGTCATGTAAACAAAGTCATTTGTGTTTATGTTGGTAGTTGTTTTGGAAAGCCCTATAAAGTGTTGTCATTGGGGCgtagtgataaggcaaatattgtcttcttttagccccgctcatgaaaattttatttatacaaaacggcattttttaaatggcaaaaaaaaatctttgattcATCTTGAGAGTTaaatttttaggaaaaatgATTGTTAAAATTCATTTTGGGTTGGTAGTTACTTCATCAATATTTGGTATATTATCTACTGCTGGAAGCAATTGGGAATCAATAAATGGCGTTCATCTTGGTTTGTGGAATGTTTGTGTGCGTTCAGAAAAACAATCGTACTGCAGTGATAGAGAAACGTGcggtaactttttatttttcgatTTTAGTTCATGATTTATTTCaagtatacaatttattttaagtctatttaataattatttaaatgttttaagattaCTATTGTTTTGTTGTTTCTATTGTTTAACTAGTATTTAGTTCTCCCATTTCGAGATATGGTAGAAAGACAAGAGCAAAGTATACGTGTTTGAATTATGTCATATTttgagaaagttttttttttgtttacaaataaatcattaatacaattattattttttttgtttacaaataaatcattaatacaattattatttttttgtttacaaataaatcattaatacaattattattttttttgtttacaaataaatcattaatacaattattattttttttgtttacaaataaatcattaatacaattattattttttttgtttacaaataaatcattaatacaattattattttttttgtttacaaataaatcattaatacaattattattttttttgtttacaaataaatcattaatacaattattattttttttgtttacaaataaatcattaatacaatttttattttttttgtttacaaataaatcattaatacaattattattttttttgtttacaaataaatcattaatacaattattattttttttgtttacaaataaatcattaatacaatttttattttttttgtttacaaataaatcattaatgcaattgttattttttttgtttacaaataaatcattaatacaattattatttttttttttttacaaataaatcattaatacaattgttattttttttgtttacaaataattcatcaatacaattattattttttttgtttacaaataaatcattaatacaattgttattttttttgtttacaaataaatcattaatacaattgttattttttttgtttacaaataaatcattaatacaattattattttttttgtttacaaataaatcattaatacaattgttattttttttgtttacaaataaatcattaatacaattattattttttaaatcattaattattgaaaaatagtcaataaaacaataaacgaaaataatgactcaataataaaaaaataataaaaaataataaattcttttaaatgtaatatatataaatatatataaatatatatatatatatatatatatatatatatatatatatatatatatatatatatatataatatatatatatatatatatatatatatatatatatatatatatatatatatatatatatatatatatatatatatatatatatagctaatatatatCCTTACCCGGCTCTTCGCGCGGGTTTCtcggggttagggttagggttaggagGGGCCGCTGGTGACCCAAATCTGGCCAAAACCACCGCTCAGGCCTACTTAGTGCCTGTGCCAAGTTTGGTATTGATTGGTCCAGAGGTGTTTACGCCTATAGCTAACATACAATTATACAAATACTGCCTTAGagattttttatctatatagagttgtatgtatgtatgtatgtatgtatgtatgtatgtatgtatgtatgtatgtttgtatgtatgtatgtatgtatgtatgtatgtatgtatgtatgtatgtatgtatgtatgtatgtatgtatgtatgtatgtatgtatgtatgtatgtatgtatgtatgtatgtatgtatgtatgtttgtatgtatgtatgtatgtatgtatgtatgtatgtatgtatgtatgtatgtatgtatgtatgtatgtatgtatgtatgtatgtatgtatgtatgtatgtatgtatgtatgtatgcatgtatgtatgtatgtatgtatgtaagtatgtatgtatgtatgtacatgctaatagtaataataataataataataataataataataataataataataataataataataataatagtaataataataatatggaaaaacatcttttttaatcGCCAGTGTCATATTGGGAAAGATGGAATCTGTTTCTATTTCTACACTTAGAAACAATCTCACTCCTTTTATTCAATAAACTAGtagttttataatatagaatttcatatttttcggtGAGACATAATTTGCAAGATTTGGATGTTGAATTATATGCTTTACATTGTGTGAAAATTTTCCACCTAACTATAGGAACTATAGCTTCTTTTAACTTACATACATATTTTGAGAGCTcagtatcatttttgtatttagagatgttaaatattttaacgtGATTAGCGTATCTTATTTTAAACGGAGCCTCACTTATCCCAATGTAAGATTTTTCATTAGAAAATGAATCAAGATTATCAGTTGTAACAGTTGCTTGATGTACAATGTTGCTTGTTAAACAGTTATTGAACAATGAACAGAGATTTTTATTATAGCAGTTACAGTTCTGTTGATTAGGGTTTGTACTGTTGCATAAAACGTATTTGTTGTGCGAATTTATAGTAGATCTTACACTTGGCatacaactgtagctaactttgacTGTGTtcctgttaaagattttatgcagtttgttattattaggaaaatgtttgccaataagtttcaaaaaacattttcccaCGTTGGTGCTAACGTTTTTGCTAAATGGAGGGTTAAACCATATGATGTTGCGGGTTCTGTTCCGTTTTGGAGTTGATATTGTTATAGGATTATATGTTAAACTACATTTATTACCATACTTTAATAAAGCTTTATTATATAGAGGAATAGTATTttgaaatatgttatatatacatatatttagtattatcgtttatgaaaaagttttaacggtttacttaaaaaaaatgtgtttattttttattaaatgtttttgtttgtgcgttttaatataatattcaataaaggtttcattatatacaatattttttttagatagataTAAGGTAAGGACCAGCACTCCTTACCTTATATCtacgaaaaaaaatatatataggtTATTGTGctatatcaataattttttataccagGAGCatgatgtaaaaatttattggtataacacaataacaaattaataaactaaaataaaaaatgtttaaaaaatagattaaacaattaaaaacgaATTTTAAAACCCAATCcttttatatgttattaaaacacaaattttgcaatcaattttttctgatattgctgttttattttattaagaatcgGCGTATGCGtgtgtaaaaaaacataaaagatcaGGATGACACAGTTCTTGAACCAAAGACATTCAGGTTACGAAGTCAACCCCTTGTCCAAATATGCTAATCGCGCACATAAGTCAACAATTAatatacttgttttaaaaattattattcttttttgcacttaaaaaataaatttaattaaaattgtcaaaattaattgacttattacaaaactaattatattgttttttcatcaaGCAATAATATGCatgcaaaatttgaagaatATCTATTATCAGAAAATGACTCAAAGATTGATTGCAAGATTTGATGCTCACAGACAAACAAACAGACAAAGACAACGAGTTAATAAAAGGAATGgtaaaaacactttaattatgataatacaataaatattctatagctatttaatacattataaagtatataattattaaattaccaAGTCAGTCCagaattatttcataaataaaagtatataggTATACTAAATGGTATACTAAAATTCAGTATAACAAATATACGGTAAAGTTTACCGTAAAGTTAGTATACCGTATACTGAAACCGGCGATCCCTACCATATACTCTTGTGCACTCAAGAGCcctttaaaaatggtttatttatcaacaaaataagaCAATATCTAACTCATGAAAAAGTCGCTAtggttttaaacatttttgattcaTGTTTGTGCAGAAAAGAtgatttcaaactttaaaaatgcgcgataaaacaatttaattaaaaaagtactaCAACAAATTGTTAACATTCTTGTAACTAATATTGTTGATCACGTGTGTAATTGTATTCCGTAAATGAAATGAAagaagtatagaaaaaaaaag includes:
- the LOC105849682 gene encoding uncharacterized protein LOC105849682 isoform X2 codes for the protein MIVKIHFGLVVTSSIFGILSTAGSNWESINGVHLGLWNVCVRSEKQSYCSDRETCAIICMQNLKNIYYQKMTQRLIARFDAHRQTNRQRQRVNKRNVALVATQILMILGCLGYLTSFIYFGFIHLKIKTVGHKHIGILIILSAILSMSGLVVYSKYLKITNLTSYNWSFAFGCVSTVIALINGVTLTANYIT